From one Stigmatella erecta genomic stretch:
- a CDS encoding ribonuclease R family protein produces MDSPFRSRPVTGRIDVHPRGFGFLVVQPPPSGEVLSAFIPPPELATFLADDIVSATVSQGQDGRWTASGLSLQQRPREQVYGEVVLRKGAPFLRIDREVASTDWPLEVAGTAVQAGDAVVARIGEGKTVLLHRLEPGVDRSVARIIARHDLRRDFPPEVVEEARAVRTVPHALGARRDLRALPTVTVDAPSTRDIDDAITVLPAGEDGALRLLVSIADVAEFVTEGSALDRAARERGTSVYLAGHVLPMLPEELSAHWLSLVPGEDRRCLTVELRIDAEGRVTAADVSESLIRSWARLNYDEVAAYLDTGRVSAAMEPVREAMPWFRAASARLAVARAGRGGMEMAREEARFTFDADTGQVSGIENTPPTTAHQLIERFMVAANEAIATWMEDRGLPAVFRVQDEPDRQRVADLAAFAHHSGFAAGFGGRLTPLALGAFDRQISGGAAEPALRSVLRRSLGSARYTVVPSGHFGLGARRYLHFTSPIRRYADLAVHRILKHYLHGHRDFLHQDPAVEQLAARLNARAKAASRAEQDRHRVLEARLMASHVGQRYPARITRVKPFGLLIQLDGMLVEGVVPVDALGDGPFRPDARETSLVGPQRTFTIGMPLVAQVVSTDEGLGRIEFALAE; encoded by the coding sequence ATGGACTCTCCTTTCCGCTCCCGTCCCGTCACCGGCCGCATCGACGTTCACCCCCGGGGCTTCGGCTTCCTCGTCGTGCAGCCGCCGCCATCCGGAGAAGTGCTCTCCGCTTTCATCCCCCCGCCCGAGCTGGCTACCTTCCTCGCCGACGACATCGTCTCGGCCACGGTGAGCCAGGGGCAGGATGGCCGGTGGACGGCCAGCGGGCTGTCGCTCCAGCAGCGCCCCCGCGAGCAAGTCTATGGCGAGGTGGTGCTGCGCAAGGGCGCCCCCTTCCTGCGCATCGACCGGGAGGTGGCCAGCACCGACTGGCCCCTGGAGGTGGCGGGCACGGCGGTCCAGGCCGGGGACGCGGTGGTGGCGCGCATCGGGGAGGGCAAAACCGTGCTGCTGCACCGGCTGGAGCCGGGGGTGGACCGCTCGGTGGCGCGCATCATCGCCCGGCATGACCTGCGCCGGGACTTCCCGCCCGAGGTGGTGGAGGAGGCCCGCGCGGTGCGCACCGTGCCGCACGCGCTGGGGGCCCGGCGGGACTTGCGCGCGCTGCCCACCGTCACGGTGGATGCGCCCTCCACGCGGGACATCGACGATGCCATCACGGTGCTGCCCGCGGGCGAGGACGGGGCGCTGCGCCTGCTCGTCTCCATCGCGGACGTGGCGGAGTTCGTCACCGAGGGCTCGGCGCTGGACCGGGCGGCGCGCGAGCGCGGCACGAGCGTGTACCTGGCGGGCCACGTGCTGCCCATGCTGCCCGAGGAGCTGTCGGCGCACTGGCTGAGCCTGGTGCCCGGCGAGGACCGGCGCTGCCTCACGGTGGAGCTGCGCATCGACGCCGAGGGGCGCGTCACCGCGGCCGACGTGTCCGAGAGCCTCATCCGCTCCTGGGCCCGGCTGAACTACGACGAGGTGGCGGCCTACCTGGACACGGGGCGCGTGTCGGCAGCCATGGAGCCGGTGCGCGAGGCGATGCCCTGGTTCCGCGCGGCCTCGGCCCGGCTGGCGGTGGCCCGGGCGGGCCGGGGCGGCATGGAGATGGCGCGCGAGGAGGCCCGCTTCACGTTCGACGCGGACACGGGCCAGGTGTCTGGCATCGAGAACACGCCGCCCACCACGGCGCACCAGTTGATTGAGCGCTTCATGGTGGCCGCCAACGAGGCCATCGCCACCTGGATGGAGGACCGGGGCCTGCCCGCCGTGTTCCGCGTGCAGGACGAGCCGGACCGGCAGCGGGTGGCGGACCTGGCGGCGTTCGCGCACCACTCGGGCTTCGCGGCGGGGTTCGGGGGCAGGCTCACCCCGCTGGCGCTGGGCGCGTTCGACCGGCAGATCTCCGGCGGCGCGGCGGAGCCCGCGCTGCGCTCGGTGCTGCGGCGCTCCCTGGGCTCGGCGCGCTACACGGTGGTGCCCTCGGGGCACTTCGGGCTGGGGGCGCGGCGCTACCTGCACTTCACCTCGCCCATCCGCCGGTACGCGGACCTGGCCGTCCACCGGATTTTGAAGCACTACCTGCACGGGCACCGGGACTTCCTCCACCAGGACCCGGCCGTGGAGCAGCTCGCCGCGCGGCTCAATGCCCGGGCGAAGGCGGCCTCCCGCGCCGAGCAGGACCGGCACCGGGTGCTCGAGGCGCGGCTCATGGCCAGCCACGTGGGCCAGCGCTACCCGGCGCGCATCACCCGGGTGAAGCCCTTTGGCCTGCTCATCCAGCTCGACGGCATGCTCGTGGAGGGCGTGGTGCCCGTGGACGCGCTGGGTGACGGCCCGTTCCGGCCCGATGCGCGGGAGACCTCGCTCGTGGGCCCCCAGAGAACCTTCACCATCGGCATGCCCCTGGTGGCCCAGGTGGTCTCCACCGACGAAGGGCTCGGCCGCATCGAGTTCGCCCTGGCAGAGTAG
- a CDS encoding metallophosphoesterase — MNKSPLLSTLLLTVWLTSACEESIPPAPSAEAPAPEVPTAAPALTASNCAVLTTAQVSASGDDGAGSVAANSQDDDLTTRWSGLGKGAWLTMDLGGSQALTGVAVTWHQGATRQNHFTLSTSEDGVSFTQAYAGTSALSAAVQTYAFGAQRSGRYVRITVNGNTVNDWASIIETRACGVQPVSSVDSGPALPRLPYLQSVGPTSALVAFRSGVSCTPYVRFGPGSDLSRTATATAAGWRHAVKLENLSPGQTYSYVVEACGSTAGVRQFRTASGAGTSRVHFTAMGDFGTGGSLQSQVLTRMAQGSNAGELILALGDNAYSSGTEQEFQDRMFKPMAALLRQVPLFAAPGNHEYVTDQGQPYLDNLYMPANNPAGSERYYSFDWGPVHFVSLDSNCAIGLASSDRCTLAAQKSWVKQDLAATSRPWKVVFFHHPPWSSGEHGSQLAMRREFAPIFEQAGVDLVLTGHDHNYERSKPMKGDAVAASGTQGIPYVVVGSGGATLRAFQGSQPAWTAYRNNTDAGYLSVVVEGGTLSAQFINPSGTVRDSFSLTKTVPATSAFLVSPASSVETPPGPVDDPNHPPASLRFGQELPPADRPEDVADLME, encoded by the coding sequence ATGAATAAATCCCCCCTTCTTTCCACCTTGTTGCTCACGGTGTGGCTGACCTCGGCGTGTGAGGAGTCCATACCCCCCGCGCCTTCCGCCGAAGCCCCCGCCCCGGAAGTGCCCACGGCCGCCCCGGCGCTCACCGCCTCCAACTGCGCCGTGCTCACCACCGCTCAGGTGAGCGCCAGTGGTGACGATGGCGCGGGCAGCGTGGCCGCCAACAGCCAGGATGATGATCTCACCACGCGCTGGAGTGGCCTCGGCAAGGGCGCCTGGCTCACGATGGACCTGGGCGGCTCCCAAGCCCTCACGGGCGTGGCGGTGACGTGGCACCAGGGCGCCACGCGCCAGAACCACTTCACGCTCTCCACCTCCGAGGATGGCGTCAGCTTCACCCAGGCCTACGCGGGCACCAGCGCGCTGTCCGCCGCCGTGCAGACGTATGCCTTTGGCGCGCAGCGCTCCGGGCGCTACGTGCGCATCACCGTCAATGGCAACACCGTCAACGATTGGGCCTCCATCATCGAGACGCGCGCGTGCGGCGTGCAGCCCGTGTCCTCGGTGGACTCCGGGCCCGCGCTGCCGCGCCTTCCCTATTTGCAGAGCGTGGGGCCCACGAGCGCGCTGGTGGCCTTCCGCTCCGGCGTCTCGTGCACGCCCTATGTGCGCTTCGGCCCGGGCTCGGACCTGTCCCGAACGGCCACGGCCACCGCGGCCGGCTGGCGCCACGCGGTGAAGCTGGAGAACCTCAGCCCCGGCCAGACGTACAGCTACGTCGTCGAGGCATGTGGCTCGACGGCGGGCGTGCGGCAGTTCCGCACCGCCTCCGGCGCGGGCACCTCGCGCGTGCACTTCACCGCCATGGGCGACTTCGGCACGGGCGGCAGCCTGCAGTCCCAGGTGCTCACGCGCATGGCCCAGGGCAGCAACGCCGGGGAGCTCATCCTGGCGCTGGGCGACAACGCCTACTCCTCGGGCACCGAGCAGGAGTTCCAGGACCGGATGTTCAAGCCCATGGCGGCCCTGCTGCGCCAGGTGCCCCTGTTCGCCGCCCCCGGCAACCATGAGTACGTGACGGACCAGGGGCAGCCCTACCTGGACAACCTCTACATGCCCGCCAACAACCCCGCGGGCTCCGAGCGCTACTACTCGTTCGACTGGGGCCCCGTGCACTTCGTCTCGCTGGACTCCAACTGCGCCATCGGCCTGGCCTCGTCCGACCGGTGCACCCTGGCCGCCCAGAAGAGCTGGGTGAAGCAGGACCTGGCCGCCACGAGCCGCCCCTGGAAGGTGGTCTTCTTCCACCACCCGCCCTGGTCCAGCGGCGAGCACGGCTCCCAGCTCGCCATGCGGCGCGAGTTCGCCCCGATTTTCGAGCAGGCCGGCGTGGACCTCGTCCTCACCGGGCACGACCACAACTACGAGCGCTCCAAGCCGATGAAGGGCGACGCGGTGGCGGCCTCGGGCACGCAGGGCATCCCCTACGTGGTGGTGGGCAGCGGCGGCGCCACCCTGCGCGCCTTCCAGGGCTCGCAGCCCGCCTGGACGGCCTACCGCAACAACACCGACGCGGGCTACCTGAGCGTCGTGGTGGAGGGCGGCACGCTGAGCGCCCAGTTCATCAACCCCTCGGGCACCGTGCGCGACAGCTTCTCGCTGACGAAGACGGTGCCGGCCACCTCCGCGTTCCTGGTGTCCCCGGCCTCCTCCGTGGAGACGCCGCCGGGGCCGGTGGATGATCCGAACCACCCGCCCGCCTCGCTGCGCTTCGGGCAGGAGCTGCCGCCCGCGGACCGCCCGGAGGACGTGGCGGACCTGATGGAGTAG
- a CDS encoding lytic transglycosylase domain-containing protein yields the protein MARKRSQAGVQVPGWAWWSLCALIPLVLLNGAIAFLGDTQVPLLSLSFLAEKAHALGAYTQHRAACLLEEHPPLEPLVAEAERRHRLPPGLLQALVQVESEAKVHRISAAGAMGPGQLMPGTARMLKVEDPFEPAAAIDGSARYLARQLAHYGDVRLAVAAYNAGPGSVGTRVPRNGETEFYVAKVLSAYARLRPPAPPPAAARPPRRPAQAPEARARTQPRPAPGSPPHP from the coding sequence GTGGCGCGCAAGCGGAGCCAGGCCGGGGTGCAAGTACCAGGGTGGGCGTGGTGGAGCTTGTGTGCGCTCATTCCCCTCGTCCTGCTCAACGGGGCCATCGCCTTCCTGGGGGACACCCAGGTGCCCCTGCTGTCGCTCTCCTTTCTGGCCGAGAAGGCGCACGCGCTGGGCGCGTACACCCAGCACCGCGCCGCGTGCCTGCTGGAAGAACACCCGCCGCTGGAGCCCCTCGTCGCCGAGGCCGAGCGCCGGCACCGCCTGCCCCCGGGGCTGCTCCAGGCCCTGGTGCAGGTGGAGTCCGAGGCGAAGGTGCACCGCATCTCGGCCGCCGGGGCCATGGGGCCTGGCCAGCTCATGCCCGGCACCGCGCGAATGCTGAAGGTGGAGGACCCCTTCGAGCCCGCCGCCGCCATCGACGGCAGCGCGCGGTACCTGGCGCGGCAGCTGGCGCACTACGGCGACGTGCGGCTGGCGGTGGCCGCCTACAACGCGGGGCCAGGCTCCGTGGGCACCCGGGTGCCGCGCAACGGGGAGACGGAGTTCTACGTGGCGAAGGTGCTCAGCGCCTATGCGCGCCTGCGCCCTCCCGCGCCGCCGCCCGCCGCCGCCCGGCCCCCGCGCCGGCCTGCCCAGGCCCCCGAGGCCCGTGCCCGGACGCAACCCCGCCCGGCGCCCGGGAGCCCCCCGCATCCTTAA
- the nagB gene encoding glucosamine-6-phosphate deaminase, producing the protein MKVRVFSSEQEATAACAAHIATEVRAKPELVLGLPSGRSPLNVYRELVALHARGALDLARATSFNLDEFLGLTPDDSNSFRAYMERHLFQHVNLLPERIHFLDGSAPEAESECARYDSAVVKAGGLDVVMLGIGPNGHIAFNEPGDALVATCHRALLSRETRQGLAAFFGNDATRVPLAALTMGMAALMQARQVLLLAFGASKAAAVTAMLHGPISPQCPASFLQLHRDVVVWLDGAAASGLEQR; encoded by the coding sequence GTGAAAGTTCGCGTCTTCTCTTCCGAGCAGGAAGCCACCGCCGCGTGCGCGGCTCACATCGCCACCGAGGTGCGCGCCAAGCCGGAGCTGGTCCTGGGGCTTCCCTCGGGGCGCTCCCCGCTCAACGTCTACCGGGAGCTGGTGGCGCTGCACGCCCGGGGGGCGCTGGACTTGGCCCGGGCCACGTCCTTCAACCTGGATGAGTTCCTGGGGCTGACCCCGGACGACTCGAACAGCTTCCGGGCCTACATGGAGCGCCACCTCTTCCAGCACGTGAACCTGCTGCCCGAGCGCATCCACTTCCTGGATGGGAGCGCCCCGGAGGCCGAGTCGGAGTGCGCGCGCTATGACTCGGCCGTGGTGAAGGCGGGGGGCCTGGACGTGGTGATGCTGGGCATTGGCCCCAACGGCCACATCGCCTTCAACGAGCCCGGGGACGCGCTGGTGGCCACGTGCCACCGGGCGCTCCTGTCGCGCGAGACGCGCCAGGGGCTGGCGGCGTTCTTCGGCAATGACGCCACGCGCGTGCCGCTGGCGGCGCTGACCATGGGCATGGCGGCCCTGATGCAGGCCCGGCAGGTGCTGCTGCTGGCCTTCGGGGCGAGCAAGGCGGCGGCGGTGACGGCCATGCTCCACGGCCCCATCAGCCCCCAGTGCCCGGCCTCCTTCCTTCAGCTCCACCGGGACGTGGTGGTGTGGCTGGACGGCGCCGCGGCCAGCGGCCTGGAGCAGCGCTGA
- the xdhC gene encoding xanthine dehydrogenase accessory protein XdhC: MDLYAEMAALVARGEPFVLATVIESAGSTPQKPGSKMVVLSDGSLRGTVGGGAIELQIIEAARELLAAPRQTRLLETHLTHELGMCCGGRMTVFLEKHGAPPQLTVFGAGHVAQALAALALNVGFRVRVVDSRAEWATAERFPGCEVRREDPADHARALEGGARDYFCVTTHDHPLDQAVVEALLAKPAAYLGVIGSRRKAERFRMRLQAAGAAPEALDRIRSPMGLPIHALTPEEIAVSIVAELVQVRRGQEPRR; encoded by the coding sequence ATGGACCTCTACGCGGAAATGGCCGCCCTGGTGGCCCGGGGCGAGCCCTTCGTGCTGGCCACCGTCATCGAGAGCGCGGGCAGCACGCCCCAGAAGCCGGGCTCGAAGATGGTGGTGCTCTCGGACGGCTCCCTGCGGGGCACGGTGGGCGGCGGCGCCATCGAGCTGCAAATCATCGAGGCGGCGCGGGAGCTGCTGGCGGCCCCGCGCCAGACGCGCCTGCTCGAGACGCACCTCACCCACGAGCTGGGCATGTGCTGCGGGGGGAGGATGACGGTGTTCCTGGAGAAGCACGGGGCGCCCCCCCAGCTCACCGTGTTCGGCGCGGGCCACGTGGCCCAGGCGCTCGCGGCGCTGGCGCTGAACGTGGGCTTCCGCGTGCGGGTGGTGGACAGCCGGGCCGAGTGGGCCACCGCGGAGCGCTTCCCGGGGTGCGAGGTGCGCCGGGAGGATCCGGCGGACCACGCGCGCGCGCTGGAAGGCGGCGCACGCGACTACTTCTGCGTCACCACGCACGACCACCCGCTGGACCAGGCCGTGGTGGAGGCGCTGCTCGCCAAGCCCGCGGCGTACCTGGGCGTCATCGGCAGCCGGCGCAAGGCGGAGCGCTTCCGGATGCGGCTGCAGGCGGCGGGCGCGGCCCCGGAGGCCCTGGACCGCATCCGCTCGCCCATGGGGCTGCCCATCCACGCGCTGACGCCGGAGGAGATCGCCGTGTCCATCGTGGCGGAGCTCGTCCAGGTGCGGCGCGGCCAGGAGCCGCGCCGGTAG
- a CDS encoding 6-phosphofructokinase, with product MKVAVLTGGGDCPGLNAVIRAVVRRATEHGFEMMGLRDGWKGLLEDNHFRLTRETTSGILHRGGTILGTSRVNPFKVENGLEKVKRAVERNGIHAIIAIGGEGTLSAATRMSQEGLRIVGVPKTIDNDLNGTDFTFGFDTAVTIATDAIDRLHSTAESHKRVIVCEVMGRHVGWIATYAGIAGGADVILVPEIPADLKKVAEHIQRRNASGRTFSIVVVAEGTLVKASPDQDEHLITSGALDEAGRPRLGGVGSIVAQQIEQRTGFETRVSVLGHIQRGGVPTAHDRVLATRFGVHACDMVARGEFGQMAALRGNDIVSVDLALATKELKRVPEEFFKVAQVFFG from the coding sequence ATGAAAGTTGCCGTTCTGACGGGCGGGGGTGACTGCCCCGGCCTCAACGCGGTCATCCGCGCCGTTGTCCGCCGTGCCACCGAGCACGGCTTCGAAATGATGGGCTTGAGGGACGGCTGGAAGGGCCTCCTGGAGGACAACCACTTCCGCCTCACCCGGGAGACCACCTCCGGCATCCTCCACCGGGGTGGCACCATCCTGGGCACCTCGCGCGTCAACCCCTTCAAGGTCGAGAACGGCCTGGAGAAGGTGAAGCGCGCGGTGGAGCGCAACGGCATCCACGCCATCATCGCCATTGGCGGTGAGGGGACGCTGTCGGCCGCCACGCGCATGTCCCAGGAGGGGCTGCGCATCGTCGGCGTGCCGAAGACCATCGACAACGACTTGAACGGCACGGACTTCACCTTCGGCTTCGACACCGCGGTGACCATCGCCACCGACGCCATCGACCGGCTGCACTCCACCGCCGAGTCCCACAAGCGCGTCATCGTCTGCGAGGTGATGGGCCGCCATGTGGGGTGGATCGCCACCTACGCGGGCATCGCCGGCGGGGCGGACGTCATCCTGGTGCCCGAGATTCCCGCGGACCTGAAGAAGGTGGCCGAGCACATCCAGCGGCGCAATGCCTCGGGCCGCACGTTCTCCATCGTGGTGGTGGCCGAAGGCACCCTGGTGAAGGCCTCTCCGGACCAGGACGAGCACCTCATCACCTCGGGCGCGCTGGACGAGGCGGGCCGGCCCCGGCTGGGCGGCGTGGGCAGCATCGTGGCGCAGCAAATCGAGCAGCGCACGGGCTTCGAGACGCGCGTGTCGGTGCTGGGCCACATCCAGCGCGGCGGCGTGCCCACCGCGCACGACCGGGTGCTCGCCACGCGCTTCGGCGTGCACGCGTGCGACATGGTCGCCCGCGGCGAGTTCGGGCAGATGGCGGCCCTGCGCGGCAATGACATCGTCAGCGTGGACCTGGCGCTGGCCACCAAGGAACTCAAGCGGGTGCCCGAGGAGTTCTTCAAGGTCGCCCAGGTGTTCTTCGGGTAG
- a CDS encoding NHL repeat-containing protein has product MRTRIKSLGSMGLAAGALALACGGDDTPPAPGSYTVGGTVSGLEGSLTLQLNGAQTLSRSGNGAFTFTESLPDKSRYEVSVTASPGEQECTVQNGTGQVSGANVTSVQVSCTERTYTVGGTAEGFTGTLQLRLNGTESLSLTASGPFAFPARQKRGSTYAVDIAAQPQGHRCTLTGASGTVAGNVDTVRAICTPWFAFTSFQSARRVLGQKDFTHNSPDQGGTAGAQTLNGPWGSPVFAGDTLYIPELDSNRILGFNGLPTQNGAAANFVLGQPNFTSTAEGGGRTGLSSPEGSSSDGTRLAVVDKGNNRVLVWNTLPASSASPPDLVVGQPDFDTTEFQCDARSLGLPEDVFLGHGKLLVADSSNNRILVWNSFPTTPGAPADLVLGQTSLTTCAANDADGDGVRDLTATASTLSSPAGVWTDGTRLLVADTGNNRVLVWNEFPTASGQPAQGVLGQSNFTSRTAGLAANRLSAPYSVTSTGQQIFVAEYQNNRVLLWNQFPAAPGAPADTVLGQPDFTSNLRFDPPNGTAPSARSLYQPVGLRLAAPYLLVSDYGNNRLLVFESP; this is encoded by the coding sequence ATGCGAACGCGCATCAAGAGTCTGGGTTCGATGGGGCTGGCGGCGGGGGCTCTGGCCCTGGCCTGCGGGGGTGACGACACGCCCCCCGCCCCGGGGTCCTATACGGTGGGCGGAACCGTCTCGGGACTCGAAGGGAGCCTCACCCTGCAGCTCAACGGGGCGCAAACCCTCTCCCGGAGCGGGAACGGGGCCTTCACCTTCACGGAGTCCCTCCCGGACAAGAGCCGCTACGAGGTCAGCGTGACAGCCTCGCCCGGGGAACAGGAGTGCACCGTCCAGAACGGCACCGGCCAGGTGAGCGGCGCGAACGTCACCTCCGTGCAGGTGAGCTGCACGGAGCGGACCTACACCGTCGGGGGCACGGCGGAGGGGTTCACGGGAACGCTCCAGCTGCGGCTGAACGGCACGGAGAGCCTCTCCCTCACCGCGAGTGGCCCCTTCGCCTTCCCGGCCCGGCAGAAGCGCGGCAGCACCTATGCGGTGGACATCGCCGCCCAGCCCCAGGGCCACCGCTGCACGCTCACGGGCGCGAGCGGGACCGTGGCGGGCAATGTGGACACCGTGCGCGCCATCTGCACGCCGTGGTTTGCCTTCACCTCCTTCCAGAGCGCCCGCCGGGTCCTCGGCCAGAAGGACTTCACCCATAACAGCCCGGACCAGGGGGGCACCGCCGGGGCCCAGACCCTGAATGGCCCGTGGGGAAGCCCCGTGTTCGCGGGGGACACGCTCTACATCCCGGAGCTGGACTCGAACCGCATCCTCGGCTTCAACGGCCTGCCCACCCAGAACGGGGCAGCGGCGAACTTCGTGCTGGGACAGCCCAACTTCACGAGCACCGCGGAGGGTGGCGGGCGCACGGGGCTCTCCAGCCCCGAGGGCAGCTCTTCCGATGGCACCCGCCTGGCCGTGGTGGACAAGGGCAACAACCGCGTCCTCGTCTGGAACACCCTCCCCGCGAGCTCGGCCTCCCCGCCGGACCTCGTCGTCGGACAGCCAGACTTCGACACCACCGAATTCCAATGTGACGCCCGCTCGCTCGGCCTTCCGGAGGATGTTTTCCTCGGCCACGGCAAGCTGCTCGTGGCGGACAGCTCCAACAACCGCATCCTCGTCTGGAACAGCTTTCCCACCACGCCGGGCGCCCCTGCGGACCTGGTGCTCGGCCAGACCTCCCTCACCACCTGCGCCGCCAATGATGCCGATGGCGATGGCGTGAGGGACCTCACCGCCACGGCCTCGACGCTCTCCTCCCCCGCAGGGGTCTGGACGGACGGTACCCGGCTGTTGGTGGCTGATACCGGCAACAACCGGGTGTTGGTCTGGAATGAGTTTCCCACCGCCTCCGGACAGCCCGCGCAAGGCGTCCTCGGCCAGTCCAACTTCACCTCGCGCACCGCGGGCCTCGCGGCAAACCGGCTGAGCGCGCCCTACAGCGTCACCTCCACCGGCCAGCAAATCTTTGTCGCCGAATACCAGAACAACCGCGTGCTGCTCTGGAATCAGTTCCCGGCGGCACCGGGTGCCCCCGCGGACACCGTTCTGGGCCAGCCCGACTTCACCTCCAACCTGCGCTTCGATCCGCCCAATGGGACGGCGCCCAGCGCCCGGAGCCTCTACCAGCCCGTGGGGCTCCGCCTTGCCGCGCCTTACCTGCTTGTCTCGGATTACGGCAACAATCGCTTGCTTGTCTTCGAGAGCCCCTGA
- a CDS encoding amidase: MVLRMDAFASLDATAQADLVRRKDVHPRELVEAAIARIERLNPRLNAVIAPRFEQARAEARGPLPEGPFRGVPFLLKDLLASFAGMPLTSGSRYLTGFVPPHDSELVARYKRAGLVILGKTNLPEFGILCTTEPRLFGPTRNPWNPDHTTGGSSGGAAAAVASGMVPFAHGGDGAGSLRIPASCCGLFGLKPSRGRMPMGPDVGDVMHGLVTEHALTRSVRDSAALLDATDGADVGAPYAAPPKARPYTEEVGAPPGKLRIAYTTRSHTGVPIDPECQAAVDQTVRRLTELGHTVVEGSLEVPGEELLAQHFIALWSTGVVLAIDGPSLLTGQEPAPEFFEPLTWALYEMGRQQSVSQYLLAHLALQGFARAFAAKFSDVDAWLLPTTAEPPPRLGTFDSPPEEPLTGLLRAAAYTPFTPLANLTGHPAMSVPLHWTAGHLPVGVQFVGRFGDEATLFRLASQLEAAFPWNSRLPALFA; encoded by the coding sequence ATGGTCCTTCGCATGGACGCCTTCGCCTCCCTCGATGCCACCGCCCAGGCGGACCTCGTCCGCCGCAAGGATGTCCACCCGCGGGAGCTCGTGGAGGCGGCCATCGCCCGCATCGAGCGGCTCAACCCCCGCCTCAACGCCGTCATCGCCCCGCGCTTCGAGCAGGCCCGCGCGGAGGCCCGGGGGCCGCTGCCCGAGGGCCCCTTCCGGGGCGTGCCCTTTCTCCTCAAGGACCTGCTCGCCTCGTTCGCGGGCATGCCCCTCACCTCGGGCTCGCGCTACCTCACGGGCTTCGTCCCCCCGCACGACAGCGAGCTCGTCGCCCGCTACAAGCGCGCGGGCCTCGTCATCCTCGGCAAGACGAACCTCCCCGAGTTCGGCATCCTCTGCACCACCGAGCCGCGCCTCTTCGGCCCCACCCGCAACCCGTGGAACCCGGACCACACCACCGGGGGCTCCAGTGGCGGCGCGGCGGCGGCGGTGGCCAGCGGCATGGTGCCCTTCGCCCATGGCGGAGACGGGGCCGGCTCGCTGCGGATTCCCGCCTCGTGCTGCGGCCTGTTCGGGCTCAAGCCCTCCCGGGGGCGCATGCCCATGGGGCCGGACGTCGGCGATGTGATGCACGGCCTGGTGACCGAGCACGCCCTCACCCGCTCCGTGCGCGACAGCGCCGCCCTGCTGGATGCCACCGATGGCGCCGATGTGGGCGCCCCCTACGCGGCCCCGCCCAAGGCCCGCCCCTATACCGAGGAGGTAGGAGCCCCCCCCGGAAAGCTGCGCATCGCCTATACCACCCGCTCCCACACGGGTGTCCCCATCGACCCGGAGTGCCAGGCGGCGGTGGACCAGACGGTGCGGCGGCTCACGGAGCTGGGGCACACCGTGGTGGAGGGCAGCCTGGAGGTGCCGGGCGAGGAGCTGCTGGCGCAGCACTTCATCGCCCTGTGGAGCACCGGCGTGGTGCTGGCCATCGACGGGCCCTCACTCCTGACCGGTCAGGAGCCGGCACCAGAGTTCTTCGAGCCGCTCACCTGGGCCCTCTATGAGATGGGGCGCCAGCAATCCGTGTCCCAGTACCTGCTGGCCCACCTGGCGCTCCAGGGCTTCGCCCGGGCCTTCGCCGCGAAGTTCTCGGACGTGGACGCCTGGCTGCTGCCCACCACCGCCGAGCCCCCTCCCCGCCTGGGCACCTTCGACTCCCCGCCGGAGGAGCCCCTGACGGGCCTGCTGCGCGCCGCCGCCTACACCCCGTTCACCCCCCTGGCCAACCTCACCGGTCATCCGGCCATGTCCGTCCCCCTGCACTGGACGGCCGGCCACCTGCCCGTGGGCGTGCAGTTCGTGGGCCGGTTCGGGGACGAGGCCACCCTTTTCCGGCTGGCCTCCCAGCTGGAAGCCGCCTTTCCCTGGAACTCGCGCCTGCCCGCCCTCTTTGCATGA